The proteins below come from a single Oxyura jamaicensis isolate SHBP4307 breed ruddy duck chromosome 1, BPBGC_Ojam_1.0, whole genome shotgun sequence genomic window:
- the PCDH8 gene encoding protocadherin-8 isoform X1 has protein sequence MGPLRLLAASCLLAMSRCKTVRYRTDEEGAPGTVIGTLADEMPVKAPGEMSFRLMRQFSNSSLVRVREEDGQLSIGEAGLDRERLCGQAPQCVLAFDVVSCWRERYRLVHVELEVRDINDNAPRFPRAQMTLEVSESAAPGTRLPLEVAVDEDVGSNSIQSFQVSLNSHFGVEAQTRADGARCADLVLLQELDRERQPSYTLELVAKDGGSPARSGTATVHVRVLDANDNSPTFARGSVTVELPEDAPPGSLLLDLDADDPDEGPNGEVVYAFGSQVPPEARRLFRLDPRSGRLTLEAAVDYERTRTYELDVRAQDRGASPRAATCTVIVRLADVNDNAPRISISALRGAGSAAGVAYVSEAAASESFVALVSASDRDSGANGQVRCSLRGHDHFALQRAYEDSYMIVTTAALDRERIPEYNLTVVAEDLGLPPFKTVRQYTVRVSDENDNAPLFAKPLYEVAVTENNPPGAYITTVVARDPDLGHNGKVTYRLLETQVMGAPISTYVSVDPATGAIYALRTFNYEILKQLDLRIQATDGGSPQLSSSTLVKVRMVDQNDNPPVIIHPVLTNGSVEIGVSSKTSRDSLVAQIKARDADDGANAELTFAFLEEPQQDLFTINPSTGDIVLRGDLSEELGQLFKVILTVTDNGRPPLATTATVNFLVTATAPSSIQEVAKPSSWEGKALQWDIPLIVIIILAGSCTLLLVAIITIATTCNRRKKGNEIKNNTSLKEQIDISHLEKGRQEDSSPRGNVFEVRTFPSKTSFTSPDPSPAAEEISAAESSSDSTGLYEGQKRLRGPSGEQGFAAAQSFGKEPAPPVAIWKGHSFNTISGREAEKFSGKDSGKGDSDFNDSDSDISGDALKKDLITHMQNGLWACTAECKILGHSDRCWSPSCGRANPHPSPHPSAPLSTFCKSTSLPRDPLRRDNFYQAQLPKTVGLQSVYEKVLHRDFDRTITLLSPPRPARLPDLQEIGVPLYPAPSTRYLGPQTDTTEKV, from the exons ATGGGCCCGCTgcggctgctggcagccagctgcctgctggctaTGTCCCGCTGCAAGACGGTGAGGTACCGCACCGACGAGGAAGGGGCTCCGGGCACGGTGATCGGCACGCTGGCCGATGAGATGCCGGTGAAGGCTCCCGGGGAGATGAGCTTCCGACTGATGCGGCAGTTCAGCAACAGCTCGCTGGTGCGGGTGCGGGAGGAGGACGGGCAGCTGAGCATCGGTGAAGCGGGGCTGGACCGGGAGCGGCTGTGTGGGCAGGCCCCACAGTGTGTACTGGCCTTCGACGTGGTGAGCTGCTGGCGGGAGCGCTACCGCCTGGTGCACGTGGAGCTGGAGGTGCGTGACATCAATGACAACGCGCCACGCTTCCCCCGGGCGCAGATGACACTGGAGGTGTCGGAGAGTGCCGCACCTGGCACGCGCCTCCCACTGGAGGTGGCAGTGGATGAGGACGTGGGCTCCAACTCCATCCAGAGCTTCCAGGTCTCCCTCAACAGCCACTTTGGTGTGGAGGCGCAGACGCGGGCGGATGGGGCACGCTGTGCTGACCTGgtgctgctccaggagctggaccGTGAGCGCCAGCCCTCCTACACCCTGGAGCTGGTGGCCAAGGATGGTGGCAGCCCAGCACGCTCGGGCACAGCCACTGTACACGTCCGTGTCCTTGACGCCAATGACAACAGCCCCACCTTCGCCCGGGGCTCAGTCACAGTGGAGCTGCCCGAGGATGCACCACCCGGCTCCCTGCTGCTTGACCTGGATGCTGATGACCCTGATGAGGGTCCCAATGGTGAGGTGGTCTACGCCTTCGGCAGCCAGGTGCCCCCTGAGGCACGGAGGCTCTTCCGCCTCGACCCACGGTCCGGCCGCCTGACACTGGAGGCCGCCGTGGACTACGAGCGCACCCGCACCTATGAGCTGGACGTGCGTGCCCAGGACCGTGGCGCTAGCCCCCGTGCTGCCACCTGCACTGTCATCGTGCGCCTCGCCGACGTCAATGACAATGCACCACGCATCAGCATCAGTGCCCTCCGTGGTGCCGGCAGTGCTGCTGGCGTGGCCTACGTCAGCGAGGCAGCAGCCAGCGAGAGCTTCGTGGCCCTGGTCAGTGCCTCCGACCGCGACTCAGGTGCCAACGGGCAGGTGCGCTGCAGCCTACGTGGCCATGACCACTTCGCCCTGCAGCGTGCCTACGAGGACAGCTACATGATCGtcaccacagcagcactggacCGTGAGCGTATCCCTGAGTATAACCTCACTGTGGTGGCTGAGGACCTGGGCTTGCCACCCTTCAAGACCGTCCGCCAGTACACGGTGCGGGTGAGCGATGAGAACGACAACGCACCACTCTTTGCCAAGCCCCTCTACGAGGTGGCCGTGACGGAGAACAACCCCCCAGGTGCCTACATCACCACTGTGGTGGCCCGAGACCCCGATCTTGGCCACAATGGGAAGGTCACCTACCGGCTGCTGGAGACCCAAGTCATGGGGGCCCCCATCTCCACCTACGTCTCAGTGGATCCCGCCACTGGGGCCATTTACGCCCTTAGGACGTTCAACTATGAGATACTCAAGCAGCTGGACCTGAGGATCCAGGCCACTGATGGAGGATCCCcgcagctctccagcagcactCTTGTTAAGGTGAGGATGGTGGACCAGAACGACAACCCTCCCGTCATCATCCACCCAGTGCTCACCAATGGGTCAGTGGAAATCGGCGTGTCCAGCAAGACCTCCCGTGACTCCCTGGTGGCCCAGATCAAAGCTCGAGATGCAGATGATGGGGCCAATGCTGAGCTCACCTTTGCCTTCCTGGAAGAGCCCCAGCAGGACCTTTTCACCATTAACCCAAGCACTGGGGACATTGTGCTGAGGGGCGACCTCTCTGAAGAGCTGGGACAGCTGTTCAAGGTCATCCTCACTGTGACAGACAATGGCAGACCCCCTCTGGCCACGACTGCCACAGTCAACTTCCTGGTGACTGCCACTGCTCCTTCCAGTATTCAGGAGGTAgccaagcccagctcctgggaagGAAAGGCTTTGCAGTGGGACATCCCTCTGATCGTGATCATCatcctggcaggcagctgcacCCTCCTCCTGGTGGCTATAATCACCATTGCCACCACCTGCAACAGGCGCAAGAAGGGGAACGAGATCAAAAACAACACCTCCTTGAAGGAGCAGATAGACATCTCCCACCTGGAGAAGGGCCGGCAGGAGGACAGTAGCCCGAGGGGAAATGTGTTTGAGGTACGAACCTTTCCCAGCAAAACCTCTTTCACCAGCCCCGACCCTTCTCCAGCAGCCGAAGAGATCTCTGCTGCCGAGAGCAGCAGCGACAGCACTGGCCTCTACGAGGGTCAGAAGAGGCTCAGAGGACCCAGTGGGGAG cagggTTTTGCTGCGGCTCAGAGCTTTGGCAAAGAGCCTGCTCCCCCTGTGGCCATCTGGAAGGGGCACTCCTTCAACACCATCTCCGGCCGAGAGGCAGAGAAGTTCAGCGGCAAAGACAGTGGCAAAGGTGACAGCGATTTCAATGACAGCGACTCAGACATCAGCGGAGATGCCCTGAAGAAGGACCTCATCACTCACATGCAGAATG GTCTGTGGGCTTGTACGGCTGAGTGCAAGATCCTGGGTCACTCCGACCGCTGCTGGAGCCCGTCCTGCGGCCGAGCCAACCCccatccctctccccacccaTCAGCGCCCCTCTCCACCTTCTGCAAAAGCACGTCCTTGCCCAGGGACCCCCTCCGCAGGGACAACTTTTACCAGGCACAGCTGCCGAAGACAGTGGGGCTCCAGAGTGTCTACGAGAAGGTGCTGCACAGGGACTTTGACCGGACAATCACGCTGCTCTCCCCGCCGCGTCCCGCACGGCTCCCTGACCTCCAGGAGATTGGGGTGCCCCTCTACCCAGCCCCCTCAACTAGATACTTGGGTCCCCAGACTGACACCACTGAGAAAGTGTAG
- the PCDH8 gene encoding protocadherin-8 isoform X3 — protein sequence MGPLRLLAASCLLAMSRCKTVRYRTDEEGAPGTVIGTLADEMPVKAPGEMSFRLMRQFSNSSLVRVREEDGQLSIGEAGLDRERLCGQAPQCVLAFDVVSCWRERYRLVHVELEVRDINDNAPRFPRAQMTLEVSESAAPGTRLPLEVAVDEDVGSNSIQSFQVSLNSHFGVEAQTRADGARCADLVLLQELDRERQPSYTLELVAKDGGSPARSGTATVHVRVLDANDNSPTFARGSVTVELPEDAPPGSLLLDLDADDPDEGPNGEVVYAFGSQVPPEARRLFRLDPRSGRLTLEAAVDYERTRTYELDVRAQDRGASPRAATCTVIVRLADVNDNAPRISISALRGAGSAAGVAYVSEAAASESFVALVSASDRDSGANGQVRCSLRGHDHFALQRAYEDSYMIVTTAALDRERIPEYNLTVVAEDLGLPPFKTVRQYTVRVSDENDNAPLFAKPLYEVAVTENNPPGAYITTVVARDPDLGHNGKVTYRLLETQVMGAPISTYVSVDPATGAIYALRTFNYEILKQLDLRIQATDGGSPQLSSSTLVKVRMVDQNDNPPVIIHPVLTNGSVEIGVSSKTSRDSLVAQIKARDADDGANAELTFAFLEEPQQDLFTINPSTGDIVLRGDLSEELGQLFKVILTVTDNGRPPLATTATVNFLVTATAPSSIQEVAKPSSWEGKALQWDIPLIVIIILAGSCTLLLVAIITIATTCNRRKKGNEIKNNTSLKEQIDISHLEKGRQEDSSPRGNVFEQGFAAAQSFGKEPAPPVAIWKGHSFNTISGREAEKFSGKDSGKGDSDFNDSDSDISGDALKKDLITHMQNGLWACTAECKILGHSDRCWSPSCGRANPHPSPHPSAPLSTFCKSTSLPRDPLRRDNFYQAQLPKTVGLQSVYEKVLHRDFDRTITLLSPPRPARLPDLQEIGVPLYPAPSTRYLGPQTDTTEKV from the exons ATGGGCCCGCTgcggctgctggcagccagctgcctgctggctaTGTCCCGCTGCAAGACGGTGAGGTACCGCACCGACGAGGAAGGGGCTCCGGGCACGGTGATCGGCACGCTGGCCGATGAGATGCCGGTGAAGGCTCCCGGGGAGATGAGCTTCCGACTGATGCGGCAGTTCAGCAACAGCTCGCTGGTGCGGGTGCGGGAGGAGGACGGGCAGCTGAGCATCGGTGAAGCGGGGCTGGACCGGGAGCGGCTGTGTGGGCAGGCCCCACAGTGTGTACTGGCCTTCGACGTGGTGAGCTGCTGGCGGGAGCGCTACCGCCTGGTGCACGTGGAGCTGGAGGTGCGTGACATCAATGACAACGCGCCACGCTTCCCCCGGGCGCAGATGACACTGGAGGTGTCGGAGAGTGCCGCACCTGGCACGCGCCTCCCACTGGAGGTGGCAGTGGATGAGGACGTGGGCTCCAACTCCATCCAGAGCTTCCAGGTCTCCCTCAACAGCCACTTTGGTGTGGAGGCGCAGACGCGGGCGGATGGGGCACGCTGTGCTGACCTGgtgctgctccaggagctggaccGTGAGCGCCAGCCCTCCTACACCCTGGAGCTGGTGGCCAAGGATGGTGGCAGCCCAGCACGCTCGGGCACAGCCACTGTACACGTCCGTGTCCTTGACGCCAATGACAACAGCCCCACCTTCGCCCGGGGCTCAGTCACAGTGGAGCTGCCCGAGGATGCACCACCCGGCTCCCTGCTGCTTGACCTGGATGCTGATGACCCTGATGAGGGTCCCAATGGTGAGGTGGTCTACGCCTTCGGCAGCCAGGTGCCCCCTGAGGCACGGAGGCTCTTCCGCCTCGACCCACGGTCCGGCCGCCTGACACTGGAGGCCGCCGTGGACTACGAGCGCACCCGCACCTATGAGCTGGACGTGCGTGCCCAGGACCGTGGCGCTAGCCCCCGTGCTGCCACCTGCACTGTCATCGTGCGCCTCGCCGACGTCAATGACAATGCACCACGCATCAGCATCAGTGCCCTCCGTGGTGCCGGCAGTGCTGCTGGCGTGGCCTACGTCAGCGAGGCAGCAGCCAGCGAGAGCTTCGTGGCCCTGGTCAGTGCCTCCGACCGCGACTCAGGTGCCAACGGGCAGGTGCGCTGCAGCCTACGTGGCCATGACCACTTCGCCCTGCAGCGTGCCTACGAGGACAGCTACATGATCGtcaccacagcagcactggacCGTGAGCGTATCCCTGAGTATAACCTCACTGTGGTGGCTGAGGACCTGGGCTTGCCACCCTTCAAGACCGTCCGCCAGTACACGGTGCGGGTGAGCGATGAGAACGACAACGCACCACTCTTTGCCAAGCCCCTCTACGAGGTGGCCGTGACGGAGAACAACCCCCCAGGTGCCTACATCACCACTGTGGTGGCCCGAGACCCCGATCTTGGCCACAATGGGAAGGTCACCTACCGGCTGCTGGAGACCCAAGTCATGGGGGCCCCCATCTCCACCTACGTCTCAGTGGATCCCGCCACTGGGGCCATTTACGCCCTTAGGACGTTCAACTATGAGATACTCAAGCAGCTGGACCTGAGGATCCAGGCCACTGATGGAGGATCCCcgcagctctccagcagcactCTTGTTAAGGTGAGGATGGTGGACCAGAACGACAACCCTCCCGTCATCATCCACCCAGTGCTCACCAATGGGTCAGTGGAAATCGGCGTGTCCAGCAAGACCTCCCGTGACTCCCTGGTGGCCCAGATCAAAGCTCGAGATGCAGATGATGGGGCCAATGCTGAGCTCACCTTTGCCTTCCTGGAAGAGCCCCAGCAGGACCTTTTCACCATTAACCCAAGCACTGGGGACATTGTGCTGAGGGGCGACCTCTCTGAAGAGCTGGGACAGCTGTTCAAGGTCATCCTCACTGTGACAGACAATGGCAGACCCCCTCTGGCCACGACTGCCACAGTCAACTTCCTGGTGACTGCCACTGCTCCTTCCAGTATTCAGGAGGTAgccaagcccagctcctgggaagGAAAGGCTTTGCAGTGGGACATCCCTCTGATCGTGATCATCatcctggcaggcagctgcacCCTCCTCCTGGTGGCTATAATCACCATTGCCACCACCTGCAACAGGCGCAAGAAGGGGAACGAGATCAAAAACAACACCTCCTTGAAGGAGCAGATAGACATCTCCCACCTGGAGAAGGGCCGGCAGGAGGACAGTAGCCCGAGGGGAAATGTGTTTGAG cagggTTTTGCTGCGGCTCAGAGCTTTGGCAAAGAGCCTGCTCCCCCTGTGGCCATCTGGAAGGGGCACTCCTTCAACACCATCTCCGGCCGAGAGGCAGAGAAGTTCAGCGGCAAAGACAGTGGCAAAGGTGACAGCGATTTCAATGACAGCGACTCAGACATCAGCGGAGATGCCCTGAAGAAGGACCTCATCACTCACATGCAGAATG GTCTGTGGGCTTGTACGGCTGAGTGCAAGATCCTGGGTCACTCCGACCGCTGCTGGAGCCCGTCCTGCGGCCGAGCCAACCCccatccctctccccacccaTCAGCGCCCCTCTCCACCTTCTGCAAAAGCACGTCCTTGCCCAGGGACCCCCTCCGCAGGGACAACTTTTACCAGGCACAGCTGCCGAAGACAGTGGGGCTCCAGAGTGTCTACGAGAAGGTGCTGCACAGGGACTTTGACCGGACAATCACGCTGCTCTCCCCGCCGCGTCCCGCACGGCTCCCTGACCTCCAGGAGATTGGGGTGCCCCTCTACCCAGCCCCCTCAACTAGATACTTGGGTCCCCAGACTGACACCACTGAGAAAGTGTAG
- the PCDH8 gene encoding protocadherin-8 isoform X2 — protein sequence MGPLRLLAASCLLAMSRCKTVRYRTDEEGAPGTVIGTLADEMPVKAPGEMSFRLMRQFSNSSLVRVREEDGQLSIGEAGLDRERLCGQAPQCVLAFDVVSCWRERYRLVHVELEVRDINDNAPRFPRAQMTLEVSESAAPGTRLPLEVAVDEDVGSNSIQSFQVSLNSHFGVEAQTRADGARCADLVLLQELDRERQPSYTLELVAKDGGSPARSGTATVHVRVLDANDNSPTFARGSVTVELPEDAPPGSLLLDLDADDPDEGPNGEVVYAFGSQVPPEARRLFRLDPRSGRLTLEAAVDYERTRTYELDVRAQDRGASPRAATCTVIVRLADVNDNAPRISISALRGAGSAAGVAYVSEAAASESFVALVSASDRDSGANGQVRCSLRGHDHFALQRAYEDSYMIVTTAALDRERIPEYNLTVVAEDLGLPPFKTVRQYTVRVSDENDNAPLFAKPLYEVAVTENNPPGAYITTVVARDPDLGHNGKVTYRLLETQVMGAPISTYVSVDPATGAIYALRTFNYEILKQLDLRIQATDGGSPQLSSSTLVKVRMVDQNDNPPVIIHPVLTNGSVEIGVSSKTSRDSLVAQIKARDADDGANAELTFAFLEEPQQDLFTINPSTGDIVLRGDLSEELGQLFKVILTVTDNGRPPLATTATVNFLVTATAPSSIQEVAKPSSWEGKALQWDIPLIVIIILAGSCTLLLVAIITIATTCNRRKKGNEIKNNTSLKEQIDISHLEKGRQEDSSPRGNVFEVRTFPSKTSFTSPDPSPAAEEISAAESSSDSTGLYEGQKRLRGPSGEGFAAAQSFGKEPAPPVAIWKGHSFNTISGREAEKFSGKDSGKGDSDFNDSDSDISGDALKKDLITHMQNGLWACTAECKILGHSDRCWSPSCGRANPHPSPHPSAPLSTFCKSTSLPRDPLRRDNFYQAQLPKTVGLQSVYEKVLHRDFDRTITLLSPPRPARLPDLQEIGVPLYPAPSTRYLGPQTDTTEKV from the exons ATGGGCCCGCTgcggctgctggcagccagctgcctgctggctaTGTCCCGCTGCAAGACGGTGAGGTACCGCACCGACGAGGAAGGGGCTCCGGGCACGGTGATCGGCACGCTGGCCGATGAGATGCCGGTGAAGGCTCCCGGGGAGATGAGCTTCCGACTGATGCGGCAGTTCAGCAACAGCTCGCTGGTGCGGGTGCGGGAGGAGGACGGGCAGCTGAGCATCGGTGAAGCGGGGCTGGACCGGGAGCGGCTGTGTGGGCAGGCCCCACAGTGTGTACTGGCCTTCGACGTGGTGAGCTGCTGGCGGGAGCGCTACCGCCTGGTGCACGTGGAGCTGGAGGTGCGTGACATCAATGACAACGCGCCACGCTTCCCCCGGGCGCAGATGACACTGGAGGTGTCGGAGAGTGCCGCACCTGGCACGCGCCTCCCACTGGAGGTGGCAGTGGATGAGGACGTGGGCTCCAACTCCATCCAGAGCTTCCAGGTCTCCCTCAACAGCCACTTTGGTGTGGAGGCGCAGACGCGGGCGGATGGGGCACGCTGTGCTGACCTGgtgctgctccaggagctggaccGTGAGCGCCAGCCCTCCTACACCCTGGAGCTGGTGGCCAAGGATGGTGGCAGCCCAGCACGCTCGGGCACAGCCACTGTACACGTCCGTGTCCTTGACGCCAATGACAACAGCCCCACCTTCGCCCGGGGCTCAGTCACAGTGGAGCTGCCCGAGGATGCACCACCCGGCTCCCTGCTGCTTGACCTGGATGCTGATGACCCTGATGAGGGTCCCAATGGTGAGGTGGTCTACGCCTTCGGCAGCCAGGTGCCCCCTGAGGCACGGAGGCTCTTCCGCCTCGACCCACGGTCCGGCCGCCTGACACTGGAGGCCGCCGTGGACTACGAGCGCACCCGCACCTATGAGCTGGACGTGCGTGCCCAGGACCGTGGCGCTAGCCCCCGTGCTGCCACCTGCACTGTCATCGTGCGCCTCGCCGACGTCAATGACAATGCACCACGCATCAGCATCAGTGCCCTCCGTGGTGCCGGCAGTGCTGCTGGCGTGGCCTACGTCAGCGAGGCAGCAGCCAGCGAGAGCTTCGTGGCCCTGGTCAGTGCCTCCGACCGCGACTCAGGTGCCAACGGGCAGGTGCGCTGCAGCCTACGTGGCCATGACCACTTCGCCCTGCAGCGTGCCTACGAGGACAGCTACATGATCGtcaccacagcagcactggacCGTGAGCGTATCCCTGAGTATAACCTCACTGTGGTGGCTGAGGACCTGGGCTTGCCACCCTTCAAGACCGTCCGCCAGTACACGGTGCGGGTGAGCGATGAGAACGACAACGCACCACTCTTTGCCAAGCCCCTCTACGAGGTGGCCGTGACGGAGAACAACCCCCCAGGTGCCTACATCACCACTGTGGTGGCCCGAGACCCCGATCTTGGCCACAATGGGAAGGTCACCTACCGGCTGCTGGAGACCCAAGTCATGGGGGCCCCCATCTCCACCTACGTCTCAGTGGATCCCGCCACTGGGGCCATTTACGCCCTTAGGACGTTCAACTATGAGATACTCAAGCAGCTGGACCTGAGGATCCAGGCCACTGATGGAGGATCCCcgcagctctccagcagcactCTTGTTAAGGTGAGGATGGTGGACCAGAACGACAACCCTCCCGTCATCATCCACCCAGTGCTCACCAATGGGTCAGTGGAAATCGGCGTGTCCAGCAAGACCTCCCGTGACTCCCTGGTGGCCCAGATCAAAGCTCGAGATGCAGATGATGGGGCCAATGCTGAGCTCACCTTTGCCTTCCTGGAAGAGCCCCAGCAGGACCTTTTCACCATTAACCCAAGCACTGGGGACATTGTGCTGAGGGGCGACCTCTCTGAAGAGCTGGGACAGCTGTTCAAGGTCATCCTCACTGTGACAGACAATGGCAGACCCCCTCTGGCCACGACTGCCACAGTCAACTTCCTGGTGACTGCCACTGCTCCTTCCAGTATTCAGGAGGTAgccaagcccagctcctgggaagGAAAGGCTTTGCAGTGGGACATCCCTCTGATCGTGATCATCatcctggcaggcagctgcacCCTCCTCCTGGTGGCTATAATCACCATTGCCACCACCTGCAACAGGCGCAAGAAGGGGAACGAGATCAAAAACAACACCTCCTTGAAGGAGCAGATAGACATCTCCCACCTGGAGAAGGGCCGGCAGGAGGACAGTAGCCCGAGGGGAAATGTGTTTGAGGTACGAACCTTTCCCAGCAAAACCTCTTTCACCAGCCCCGACCCTTCTCCAGCAGCCGAAGAGATCTCTGCTGCCGAGAGCAGCAGCGACAGCACTGGCCTCTACGAGGGTCAGAAGAGGCTCAGAGGACCCAGTGGGGAG ggTTTTGCTGCGGCTCAGAGCTTTGGCAAAGAGCCTGCTCCCCCTGTGGCCATCTGGAAGGGGCACTCCTTCAACACCATCTCCGGCCGAGAGGCAGAGAAGTTCAGCGGCAAAGACAGTGGCAAAGGTGACAGCGATTTCAATGACAGCGACTCAGACATCAGCGGAGATGCCCTGAAGAAGGACCTCATCACTCACATGCAGAATG GTCTGTGGGCTTGTACGGCTGAGTGCAAGATCCTGGGTCACTCCGACCGCTGCTGGAGCCCGTCCTGCGGCCGAGCCAACCCccatccctctccccacccaTCAGCGCCCCTCTCCACCTTCTGCAAAAGCACGTCCTTGCCCAGGGACCCCCTCCGCAGGGACAACTTTTACCAGGCACAGCTGCCGAAGACAGTGGGGCTCCAGAGTGTCTACGAGAAGGTGCTGCACAGGGACTTTGACCGGACAATCACGCTGCTCTCCCCGCCGCGTCCCGCACGGCTCCCTGACCTCCAGGAGATTGGGGTGCCCCTCTACCCAGCCCCCTCAACTAGATACTTGGGTCCCCAGACTGACACCACTGAGAAAGTGTAG